Proteins co-encoded in one Gleimia hominis genomic window:
- a CDS encoding sensor histidine kinase, whose protein sequence is MTSPDSQPTLPHAEKLVDAMIKLTAASGVDGILQAFVNEATRLTNARYGALSILDTWGEARLFFNRDYNHPSETEQVFTGMNLVNLVPTDETYILNDASSLDRIPQSDAETLQKLLVTPTPIHDQTMSRLYLVNKPTDFDDDDVRVLHALTRVAAATVAKARLYQESRNRERWMKGTQRIVTSMLEGNDEEEILPHIAKTVLDVAQADTALIVLPSVGYSWACEISEGYMADTLLGTVFPPEGRAMAVVHEGTGMIVDSLANASMLRVDQLKNFGPAMYVPLINRGVAQGVLLILRKIGAPAFNRSDLPLAEALAGQAAFALELSSARHTEDMAALYDERDRIGRDLHDFAIQQLFATGMRIDTAKAKLYTGDTTKEQIDSILSDALEAVDASVRQIRSIVHDLREPDQEVDLVERLRRETSIARNSLGFAPSLILDLDGQLIEPDDPDSIDEVSARVDDAIADDVVAVVREGLSNIARHAHATAAQVLIDVHGHAELGEISVRVTDDGVGIPKNRTRTSGLGNLRMRARRLKGSFKIGPAQTGHGTTMVWTVPLADY, encoded by the coding sequence ATGACCTCGCCTGACAGTCAGCCGACCCTACCCCACGCGGAAAAACTCGTGGACGCAATGATAAAACTGACGGCAGCATCCGGTGTAGACGGAATCCTCCAAGCGTTCGTGAACGAAGCCACAAGACTCACGAACGCCCGCTACGGCGCCCTGTCAATACTCGACACCTGGGGGGAAGCCCGCCTGTTTTTCAACCGCGACTACAACCACCCCAGTGAAACCGAACAAGTCTTCACGGGTATGAACCTGGTGAACCTAGTGCCCACCGACGAAACCTACATCCTCAACGACGCCTCCAGCTTGGATCGCATCCCCCAAAGTGACGCGGAAACCCTCCAAAAACTCCTGGTCACCCCCACGCCGATCCACGATCAAACCATGAGCCGCCTGTACCTAGTGAACAAGCCCACTGATTTTGACGATGACGACGTGCGGGTACTGCACGCCCTCACGCGCGTCGCCGCCGCAACCGTAGCGAAAGCGCGCCTGTACCAAGAATCACGCAACCGGGAGCGGTGGATGAAAGGTACTCAAAGAATCGTCACCTCCATGCTGGAAGGCAACGACGAAGAGGAAATCCTGCCGCACATCGCGAAAACTGTGCTAGACGTGGCGCAGGCAGACACCGCGCTGATCGTCCTGCCGTCCGTGGGCTACTCGTGGGCGTGCGAAATCTCAGAAGGCTACATGGCGGACACCCTGCTGGGCACCGTATTTCCCCCAGAGGGCCGCGCCATGGCGGTGGTGCACGAAGGAACCGGCATGATCGTGGATTCGCTCGCAAACGCCTCCATGCTGCGGGTCGACCAACTCAAAAACTTCGGCCCCGCCATGTACGTACCGCTAATCAACCGGGGCGTGGCCCAGGGCGTCCTACTGATCTTGCGAAAAATTGGTGCACCCGCATTTAACCGCTCCGACCTGCCGCTCGCGGAAGCTCTGGCGGGGCAGGCTGCGTTCGCCCTCGAACTGTCTTCAGCCCGTCACACGGAGGATATGGCGGCGCTTTACGACGAACGCGACCGCATCGGCCGGGACCTACACGACTTCGCAATCCAACAGCTATTCGCCACGGGCATGCGGATTGACACGGCGAAAGCGAAACTTTACACCGGCGACACCACAAAAGAGCAGATCGACTCGATTCTGTCAGATGCGCTTGAGGCCGTTGACGCGTCCGTGCGGCAAATCCGCTCGATCGTGCACGACCTGCGCGAGCCAGATCAGGAAGTGGACCTGGTGGAACGGTTACGCAGGGAAACGTCGATTGCGCGGAACTCACTGGGGTTCGCGCCCTCGCTGATCCTGGATCTGGACGGGCAGCTGATTGAACCCGACGACCCGGATAGTATCGACGAAGTGTCCGCCCGGGTGGATGACGCGATCGCCGACGACGTTGTGGCTGTGGTGCGCGAAGGCCTATCAAACATTGCCCGACACGCTCACGCAACCGCCGCGCAAGTACTGATTGACGTGCACGGGCACGCGGAACTGGGGGAAATCAGCGTGCGGGTCACAGACGATGGGGTGGGGATCCCGAAGAACCGCACCCGCACCTCCGGTCTGGGGAACCTGCGGATGCGAGCGCGCAGGTTGAAAGGATCGTTCAAAATCGGGCCGGCACAAACTGGGCACGGCACCACCATGGTTTGGACCGTGCCGCTCGCAGACTACTGA
- a CDS encoding response regulator, with protein sequence MIIDDHEIVRRGIAELVDRADDLEVVAEAGSVEDAIRRAELVVPDVMLVDLQLPDGTGIDIMRKLRETKPQIRPIVLTSFDDDSALSEALEVGALAYVLKTVHGAEITDVIRAVADGRVLLDERTVTRRRADHGDPTADLTPSERKVLGLIGDGLSNREIGEKLGVAEKTVKNHITSLLSKMGLQRRTQVAAWVAGQRAAAWRNQTPPRP encoded by the coding sequence ATGATCATTGACGACCACGAGATTGTCCGAAGGGGCATCGCGGAACTCGTTGACCGGGCGGATGATCTGGAGGTCGTGGCGGAAGCCGGGTCGGTTGAAGACGCGATCCGCCGCGCCGAACTGGTGGTGCCCGACGTCATGCTGGTGGACCTGCAGCTACCGGACGGCACGGGGATTGACATTATGCGGAAACTGCGAGAGACAAAACCGCAGATCCGCCCGATTGTGCTCACGTCGTTTGATGACGATTCGGCTTTGTCAGAGGCTCTTGAGGTGGGGGCTTTAGCTTACGTTTTGAAGACGGTGCACGGGGCGGAGATTACGGATGTGATCCGCGCGGTTGCTGACGGTCGGGTACTGCTTGACGAGCGTACGGTGACACGGAGGCGAGCCGACCACGGGGACCCAACCGCCGATTTAACGCCGTCCGAACGCAAGGTGCTGGGCCTGATTGGTGACGGGTTGTCGAACCGTGAGATCGGGGAGAAACTCGGGGTGGCAGAGAAAACTGTGAAAAACCACATCACGTCCCTGCTTTCCAAAATGGGATTGCAGCGCCGCACTCAGGTGGCTGCGTGGGTTGCTGGTCAGCGCGCGGCGGCGTGGCGGAACCAAACCCCACCGCGACCATAA
- the mutM gene encoding bifunctional DNA-formamidopyrimidine glycosylase/DNA-(apurinic or apyrimidinic site) lyase, whose amino-acid sequence MPELPEVETIRAGLDPHVRGRTITRAHVWHPRSARTSASPHALEQALTGLQIESTARRGKFMWAVAQKEQREPLAIVMHLGMSGQLHWHEPAAAPLARKRHEHVRLEFDDGSVLSFVDQRTFGRVEVVPLLVTQQGDRVPTSAAHIARDPLDPLLDPAAVSRRIRASRTPIKTLLLNQAVVSGVGNIYADEALWATQIFGGRRGRSLRVRDVSAVLKACREVIERSIAAGGTSFDTLYVNIQGQAGYFERELQVYGREGQNCRRCGAVIRRIVISNRSHFYCPHCQRGRLIRG is encoded by the coding sequence ATGCCGGAGCTTCCCGAAGTTGAAACGATCCGCGCGGGGCTAGACCCCCACGTTCGGGGCCGCACTATTACGCGCGCGCACGTGTGGCACCCCCGCTCAGCTCGTACGTCGGCGTCGCCGCACGCACTTGAGCAGGCCCTCACGGGGCTGCAAATTGAGTCGACCGCGCGGCGGGGCAAATTCATGTGGGCGGTAGCGCAAAAGGAGCAGCGGGAACCCCTGGCGATTGTGATGCACCTGGGGATGTCGGGGCAGCTTCACTGGCATGAACCGGCCGCGGCGCCGTTGGCGCGTAAACGTCACGAACACGTGCGCTTAGAGTTTGACGACGGGTCGGTGCTGAGTTTTGTTGACCAACGCACGTTCGGGCGGGTTGAAGTGGTGCCACTGTTGGTTACGCAGCAGGGGGATCGCGTTCCCACCAGTGCGGCGCATATTGCGCGTGACCCACTGGATCCACTGCTGGACCCCGCGGCGGTCAGTAGGCGCATCCGCGCATCCCGCACGCCCATTAAAACCCTGCTGTTGAATCAGGCAGTAGTCTCGGGGGTGGGGAATATTTACGCGGACGAGGCTCTTTGGGCAACCCAGATTTTTGGGGGCCGGCGGGGACGGTCCCTGCGGGTGCGGGACGTAAGTGCGGTATTGAAGGCGTGCCGAGAGGTGATTGAACGGTCGATTGCCGCGGGAGGGACGTCGTTCGACACGCTGTATGTGAATATTCAAGGACAGGCGGGGTATTTTGAGCGCGAGCTCCAAGTGTACGGACGGGAAGGGCAAAACTGTCGGCGCTGCGGAGCTGTAATTAGGCGGATTGTGATTTCTAACCGCTCACATTTTTATTGTCCGCACTGTCAACGCGGGAGGTTAATCCGCGGCTAG
- the rnc gene encoding ribonuclease III, protein MSSHSRKAAPPAAVNSQIADLMGAWSIELDPDLAVTALTHRSFAFEMGGIEHNERLEFLGDSVLSIVVTEYLFKTFPSESEAQLSRMRGAIVSERTLAKVARGIHLGDFILLGKGENLTGGRERDSILCDTTEAMIGATYLTYGLETTRKVVEHHLKPFLDNAVQMGQSSDYKTTLQEYCSHEGLGEPVYEAIGSGPDHARRFHATVTIGGRVAGEGDATSKKNATAAAARAAFLSLSGAN, encoded by the coding sequence GTGTCGTCGCATTCGCGTAAAGCAGCGCCGCCGGCAGCGGTGAACTCGCAGATTGCGGACCTGATGGGGGCGTGGTCTATAGAGTTGGACCCGGATTTGGCGGTGACTGCGCTTACGCACCGGTCGTTCGCGTTCGAAATGGGTGGGATTGAGCACAATGAGCGGCTCGAGTTCCTGGGAGATTCCGTGTTGTCGATTGTGGTTACGGAATACCTGTTTAAAACGTTCCCATCTGAGTCGGAGGCGCAGCTGTCTCGTATGCGCGGGGCCATCGTGTCTGAGCGGACACTGGCGAAAGTCGCGCGCGGGATTCATTTGGGGGATTTCATTTTGCTTGGCAAGGGCGAGAACCTCACGGGTGGGCGCGAACGCGATTCGATTTTGTGTGACACGACGGAAGCGATGATTGGCGCGACCTATTTGACGTACGGCCTAGAGACCACGCGCAAAGTGGTGGAGCACCATTTGAAACCCTTCTTGGATAACGCGGTTCAGATGGGCCAGTCGTCGGATTACAAGACGACGCTTCAGGAATATTGTTCGCATGAGGGACTGGGGGAGCCGGTGTATGAGGCGATCGGCTCCGGCCCAGACCACGCGCGCCGGTTCCACGCAACCGTGACAATCGGGGGGCGCGTAGCCGGTGAGGGGGATGCGACCTCGAAGAAGAACGCGACTGCGGCGGCTGCGCGGGCTGCTTTCTTGAGTTTATCGGGCGCGAACTGA
- a CDS encoding YceD family protein — MSQPFAGAKLSIATLPTRSGSVRDYQLELAAPDDLGTQVMTVPAGQVIPVDVTVTSMEDGVLLQIQADASARAECVRCLRPVSQGVHVDVHEMLFTPEAVARIRKEDGDEAVEDLVVLEGDEIELEPWLRDAIVTSFPYAPLCKPDCEGLCDVCGKRWEDLPDDHEHEVLDPRFSALKDFFKED, encoded by the coding sequence GTGAGCCAACCATTTGCGGGTGCCAAGCTGTCTATCGCCACGCTCCCTACGCGCAGTGGGAGTGTGCGGGATTACCAGTTGGAGCTTGCGGCTCCAGACGATTTGGGGACCCAGGTGATGACGGTTCCGGCGGGCCAGGTGATTCCCGTGGACGTGACTGTGACGTCTATGGAAGATGGCGTGTTGCTGCAGATTCAAGCCGATGCTTCGGCGCGGGCGGAGTGCGTGCGGTGTTTGCGTCCCGTTTCGCAAGGCGTGCACGTGGACGTGCATGAAATGTTGTTTACCCCTGAGGCTGTGGCCCGGATTCGTAAGGAAGATGGGGATGAAGCGGTCGAGGATCTGGTGGTGCTGGAGGGGGACGAGATCGAGCTGGAACCCTGGTTGCGGGACGCGATTGTGACGAGTTTTCCGTACGCCCCGTTGTGTAAGCCCGATTGTGAGGGGCTGTGCGACGTATGTGGGAAACGCTGGGAGGACCTGCCGGATGATCACGAGCACGAGGTATTGGACCCGCGGTTTTCGGCGTTGAAAGATTTCTTTAAGGAGGATTAG
- the coaD gene encoding pantetheine-phosphate adenylyltransferase: MTRALIPGSFDPITLGHVDIIERCTNLFEDVIVGVANNWSKRYLFNAHERVSLAKTVTKNLANVQVARVEGLLALWCEQNGVDVIVKGLRTAGDASFELPQATVNHNLADIETLFLPTRAHLAHISSTIVKEVAVNKGSVRAMVPEPVECALRDRIDSTTTL; the protein is encoded by the coding sequence ATGACGAGAGCGCTGATTCCCGGCTCATTTGACCCGATCACGTTGGGGCACGTAGATATTATCGAGCGGTGCACGAACCTGTTTGAAGACGTGATCGTGGGGGTAGCTAACAACTGGTCGAAACGGTACTTGTTTAACGCTCACGAACGAGTGAGTTTAGCCAAAACAGTTACGAAAAACCTGGCGAACGTGCAGGTTGCCCGCGTGGAAGGGCTCCTGGCGTTGTGGTGCGAACAAAACGGTGTGGACGTGATAGTGAAAGGGCTGCGCACCGCTGGGGACGCGAGCTTCGAACTGCCCCAAGCGACCGTGAACCACAACCTCGCGGACATTGAAACCCTGTTCCTACCAACCCGCGCGCACCTCGCGCACATTTCCTCGACGATTGTGAAGGAAGTGGCGGTCAACAAGGGGTCTGTGCGTGCAATGGTGCCCGAGCCGGTTGAATGCGCGTTACGCGATAGGATTGACAGCACTACCACCCTGTAA
- the rsmD gene encoding 16S rRNA (guanine(966)-N(2))-methyltransferase RsmD, with protein sequence MTRIIAGTYKGRELAVPTRGTRPTSSRVREALFSRLEAWDELEGARVLDLYAGSGALGLEALSRGAQSAVLVDKAREASRVMSKNIRCLDAPAHAVAQDAYQFACSTKQPAYTLVFIDPPYDYPAQQLARVLDALRSGLEPQALVVVEGSTRSTAPSWPAGYTEESTRKWGETRAWFLTYTGNEGSVEI encoded by the coding sequence ATGACGCGGATCATCGCGGGCACGTACAAAGGCAGGGAACTGGCGGTTCCCACGCGGGGGACGCGCCCCACATCTTCGCGAGTGCGTGAAGCCCTGTTTTCGCGCCTAGAAGCTTGGGATGAGCTGGAGGGCGCGCGCGTACTGGACCTGTACGCGGGTTCGGGCGCACTGGGGTTAGAGGCCCTTTCACGCGGCGCGCAAAGCGCGGTTCTGGTGGATAAGGCGCGGGAGGCAAGCCGGGTGATGAGCAAGAACATCCGCTGCCTTGACGCACCAGCGCACGCGGTTGCGCAAGACGCCTACCAGTTCGCGTGCAGCACCAAACAACCGGCCTACACCCTGGTGTTCATTGACCCACCCTACGACTACCCAGCGCAGCAACTTGCACGCGTTCTCGATGCACTTCGGAGCGGTCTAGAACCTCAGGCACTTGTAGTAGTGGAAGGATCCACCCGCTCAACTGCACCTAGCTGGCCGGCAGGATACACGGAAGAATCGACGCGCAAATGGGGTGAGACGAGGGCGTGGTTCCTCACGTATACGGGTAATGAGGGTAGCGTGGAGATATGA
- a CDS encoding ATP-dependent DNA helicase RecG, whose product MDAIAGLLDRPLEQVLGKRSAKKLAGLGVETGRHLITHYPRRYAHWGKLTPLELVHPGQDVTILACVQSVQMLQNRAGGVRLSVVLTDGHRSINAVFFAKHPGRLAPIERALEPGSQHLFAGKVGDYQGSLQLSHPQFESTQAQDARARADKPIPIYPAQQRCPSWFIHKCANLLLGMLTPQDLPDVLNEKEREERGLVPLLEGVRELHDPTSDTALETAKKTVKWSEALALQVAMLARHDELKRKNAPAINQNGIEQVVADLPFQLTGGQQDALHTIARDMQQTTPMQRLLQADVGAGKTVVAGLAMTAAVNAGYQAALLAPTQVLAQQHAQSLSTILPVPVSVLTSASSASSRNEALQRAASGQPGIFVGTHALLEDSFNFGALGLVVVDEQHRFGVRQRDKLRENAGSMLPHMLTMTATPIPRTIAITVFGDLDVTTIRELPKGRKTTETYVVPAENAAWMNRMWERAAEEVKAGGRVFVVTPRIESQGKTAQGESAAEGRSTAQRKSAKGEEPELANVADTARELTNLPALAGIRIGTLHGRMNPDSKTEAIEAFNNGDIGILVTTTVIEVGVDISAASMMVILDAHQFGLSQLHQLRGRVGRGGQKAVCMAVARPDLPSVSIKRLQVFADTTDGFELAEADLKLRSEGDVLGEGQSGGRTSLSLLRVMRDQAIIEQARSLGKEIIAADPHLAHRPALASRVENLQVQAQWMERT is encoded by the coding sequence ATGGATGCGATAGCCGGATTGCTAGACCGACCCCTAGAACAGGTGCTCGGAAAACGATCTGCTAAGAAACTCGCGGGCCTGGGGGTCGAAACCGGGCGGCACCTAATCACCCACTATCCACGTCGATACGCACACTGGGGGAAACTCACCCCGCTGGAACTAGTGCACCCGGGCCAAGACGTCACTATCCTCGCTTGCGTGCAGTCAGTGCAGATGCTGCAAAACCGAGCGGGTGGTGTGCGCCTTTCCGTAGTGCTCACGGACGGACACCGGTCGATAAACGCGGTTTTTTTCGCTAAACACCCCGGGCGGCTCGCCCCAATAGAACGCGCACTCGAACCCGGGTCACAGCACTTATTCGCCGGTAAAGTGGGGGACTACCAAGGCAGCTTGCAGCTGAGCCACCCGCAGTTTGAATCTACGCAAGCCCAAGACGCGCGCGCACGAGCCGACAAACCCATCCCCATCTACCCGGCGCAACAACGATGCCCATCGTGGTTCATCCACAAGTGCGCGAACCTGCTGTTAGGGATGCTCACCCCTCAAGACCTACCCGACGTCCTAAACGAAAAAGAACGGGAAGAACGCGGCCTCGTACCCCTTTTGGAAGGGGTGCGGGAGCTACACGACCCGACGTCAGACACCGCACTGGAAACGGCTAAGAAAACGGTGAAATGGTCCGAAGCCCTCGCACTCCAAGTGGCCATGCTGGCGCGGCACGACGAACTGAAACGCAAAAACGCGCCCGCAATCAACCAAAATGGGATCGAACAAGTGGTGGCAGACCTCCCATTTCAACTCACCGGTGGCCAACAAGATGCGCTGCACACCATCGCGCGGGACATGCAGCAGACCACTCCGATGCAACGCCTCCTGCAAGCGGACGTGGGCGCGGGCAAAACCGTGGTCGCCGGCCTCGCAATGACCGCGGCCGTGAACGCGGGCTATCAAGCGGCCCTGCTTGCCCCCACCCAAGTGCTCGCGCAACAGCACGCGCAATCGCTGTCGACCATACTGCCCGTCCCCGTTAGCGTACTCACCAGCGCCAGCAGTGCGAGCAGCCGAAACGAAGCCCTGCAGCGCGCCGCTAGTGGACAACCCGGTATCTTTGTTGGCACCCACGCCCTGCTAGAAGACAGCTTTAACTTCGGTGCGCTGGGCCTAGTGGTGGTCGATGAACAGCACCGGTTTGGGGTCCGTCAACGCGATAAACTGCGTGAAAACGCTGGCTCAATGTTGCCCCACATGCTCACCATGACAGCCACGCCAATTCCACGCACCATCGCCATCACCGTGTTCGGTGACCTGGATGTAACTACCATCCGCGAACTCCCCAAAGGTCGCAAAACCACTGAAACCTACGTGGTTCCCGCCGAAAACGCCGCGTGGATGAACCGGATGTGGGAGCGAGCCGCAGAAGAAGTGAAAGCAGGCGGACGCGTATTCGTAGTTACCCCCCGGATAGAATCGCAAGGAAAAACCGCCCAAGGAGAATCCGCCGCGGAAGGTAGATCTACTGCGCAAAGAAAATCCGCTAAAGGGGAAGAACCGGAGTTAGCGAACGTCGCGGACACTGCCCGTGAGCTCACCAACCTCCCGGCACTCGCGGGGATTCGCATAGGCACGTTGCACGGGCGGATGAATCCGGATAGCAAAACCGAGGCAATTGAAGCCTTTAACAACGGTGACATCGGCATTCTCGTCACCACCACCGTGATCGAAGTGGGGGTAGACATATCGGCCGCGTCGATGATGGTGATTTTGGATGCACACCAGTTCGGACTGTCCCAACTGCACCAGTTGCGCGGCCGGGTCGGCCGGGGTGGACAAAAAGCAGTGTGCATGGCCGTAGCGCGCCCAGACCTCCCCTCGGTGTCGATCAAGCGGCTGCAAGTGTTTGCCGACACCACAGATGGTTTTGAACTTGCGGAAGCAGACCTGAAGCTCCGTTCGGAAGGGGACGTGCTGGGGGAGGGCCAGTCGGGCGGACGCACTTCCCTGTCGCTTCTGCGAGTGATGCGGGACCAGGCGATCATCGAACAAGCCCGTTCGCTCGGTAAAGAAATAATTGCGGCAGATCCGCACCTGGCCCACCGGCCAGCGCTTGCGAGCCGAGTGGAAAACCTGCAAGTTCAAGCACAGTGGATGGAGAGAACATGA
- a CDS encoding ABC transporter substrate-binding protein — protein MKNRTGILSTAAALVSTLTLAVAGCSSSTFSGSKTAIDYWMWDANQLPGYQQCAQDFMKENDDIDIRITQVGWDDYWTKLTAGFVADAGPDVFTDHVARYPEFQERGVLLPLDDVGPLKDLNPQEFMTGLADMWIGQDGKRYGVPKDYDTVAIMYDKNVLRDAGISEEELQNANWNPDDGGSFGKIIRHLTVDKNGKRGDEDGFDKTKIQTYGLAADPTLDYVGQTSWSPFALSTGWTHTDVPVWGTKFQYDDPRFQKTMQWYAGLTKEGILPAYGEFGEAFPAEQQLGAHRAALAIAGSWMINGYDRLKDIDLGIAPLPSGPSGHPATMYNGLGDSISKQTKNPREAARWVAYLGSDKCQNVIGRQGIVFPARPAGTQEAVKAFHDRGIDVTPFTDRVERKETSRYPLTVSGAALFAKARPYFDAVWIGSKDPSTFTEMNQQMNRILKR, from the coding sequence ATGAAGAATAGAACTGGAATTTTGAGCACCGCCGCAGCACTAGTGTCAACTCTTACGCTCGCGGTTGCCGGATGCTCCTCAAGCACATTTTCTGGCAGTAAAACTGCGATTGACTACTGGATGTGGGACGCGAACCAACTACCCGGCTACCAGCAGTGCGCGCAGGATTTCATGAAAGAAAACGACGATATTGACATCCGTATCACGCAGGTGGGGTGGGATGACTACTGGACTAAACTAACCGCGGGTTTCGTGGCGGATGCGGGGCCGGACGTGTTCACTGACCACGTGGCCCGTTACCCGGAGTTCCAAGAACGCGGTGTGCTGCTCCCACTCGATGACGTGGGGCCGCTCAAAGACCTGAACCCGCAGGAGTTCATGACCGGGCTGGCGGACATGTGGATTGGTCAAGATGGCAAACGCTACGGCGTGCCGAAAGACTACGACACCGTGGCGATCATGTACGACAAGAACGTGCTGCGGGATGCGGGAATCAGCGAAGAGGAACTGCAGAACGCGAACTGGAACCCCGACGACGGCGGTTCTTTTGGGAAGATCATCCGCCACCTCACCGTGGATAAGAACGGTAAACGTGGGGATGAAGATGGGTTCGATAAAACTAAAATCCAAACCTACGGACTCGCGGCGGACCCGACGTTAGACTACGTGGGGCAAACCAGCTGGTCCCCGTTCGCCCTGTCCACCGGGTGGACGCATACGGACGTGCCGGTGTGGGGCACAAAGTTCCAGTACGACGACCCGCGGTTCCAAAAAACCATGCAGTGGTACGCGGGGCTCACGAAAGAAGGGATACTGCCCGCGTACGGTGAGTTCGGGGAGGCATTCCCCGCAGAACAGCAACTGGGAGCGCACCGGGCCGCACTTGCCATTGCGGGTTCTTGGATGATCAACGGGTACGACCGGCTGAAAGACATTGATTTGGGAATTGCCCCGTTGCCCAGCGGTCCCTCTGGTCACCCCGCCACCATGTACAACGGGTTGGGCGATTCCATCTCTAAGCAGACTAAGAACCCGCGCGAGGCCGCCCGCTGGGTTGCCTACCTGGGCTCTGACAAATGTCAAAACGTGATCGGACGGCAAGGCATCGTGTTCCCAGCCCGCCCAGCGGGCACGCAAGAAGCAGTGAAAGCATTCCACGACCGCGGGATTGACGTCACCCCATTCACAGACCGGGTGGAACGCAAAGAAACTTCCCGCTACCCACTAACCGTCAGTGGCGCAGCCCTGTTTGCGAAAGCCCGCCCGTATTTTGACGCAGTCTGGATCGGCTCTAAAGATCCATCCACGTTCACAGAAATGAATCAGCAGATGAATCGCATTTTGAAACGCTAG
- a CDS encoding carbohydrate ABC transporter permease, with translation MDKNTQPVAGPVLEGRSARTDAAQAPAREPADKTATRGTKKRRKRWSVGRVLAWAFMILIIVITLFPFYWILRTALSANGALATNAGNLLPAGGINWGGFARVFGLQDVQTAIEQGGSGATIDFWRYLLNSVVVATCITVFQTTFCAMAAFAFSRLRWPGRNAVYAIFLSALMIPLIFTYLPNFTLIKSLGLVDTLLGIMLPTMFISPFAIFFLRQFFMNIPRELEEAQLLDGVSRLGTFVRLIVPMSQGPIVTLALLTYITAWNDYFWPLLVSYTDDSRVLTVALGVFRAQAPQSGTDWAGLMAATLVAALPMLLLFALFAKRIVNSIAFTGIK, from the coding sequence ATGGACAAGAACACACAACCTGTAGCGGGTCCGGTCCTTGAGGGGCGGAGTGCGCGCACAGATGCGGCACAAGCCCCCGCTCGTGAACCTGCCGACAAGACTGCAACGCGCGGCACTAAAAAGCGGCGTAAACGCTGGTCGGTGGGGCGAGTGCTCGCGTGGGCATTCATGATCCTGATCATCGTGATCACCCTCTTCCCGTTCTACTGGATTCTACGGACCGCACTGTCTGCCAACGGTGCGTTGGCAACCAACGCGGGTAACCTGTTGCCGGCAGGGGGCATTAACTGGGGTGGGTTTGCACGCGTCTTCGGTTTGCAAGATGTGCAAACCGCGATCGAGCAGGGAGGCAGCGGTGCCACCATCGACTTTTGGAGGTACCTGCTGAACTCCGTGGTGGTCGCCACGTGCATAACGGTGTTCCAAACCACGTTCTGTGCAATGGCTGCGTTCGCGTTCTCCCGCCTTCGTTGGCCCGGTAGAAACGCGGTGTACGCCATTTTCCTGTCCGCCCTCATGATTCCTTTAATCTTCACGTACTTACCGAACTTCACGCTCATCAAGAGTTTGGGGCTGGTGGACACGCTCCTTGGCATCATGCTGCCAACCATGTTCATCTCACCGTTCGCGATTTTCTTCTTGCGCCAGTTCTTCATGAACATTCCCCGGGAACTTGAGGAGGCGCAGTTGCTCGACGGAGTTTCCCGGCTCGGTACTTTTGTGCGGCTGATCGTGCCTATGTCACAGGGCCCAATCGTGACCCTCGCGCTACTGACGTACATCACTGCGTGGAACGATTACTTCTGGCCCCTGCTGGTTTCTTACACCGACGATTCACGCGTGCTCACTGTGGCACTGGGCGTGTTTCGCGCGCAGGCACCCCAATCCGGTACGGACTGGGCGGGGCTTATGGCAGCCACACTCGTGGCAGCACTGCCGATGCTGCTGCTGTTCGCACTGTTTGCTAAACGAATCGTCAACTCCATTGCATTCACGGGGATCAAGTAG